From Anopheles arabiensis isolate DONGOLA chromosome 3, AaraD3, whole genome shotgun sequence, a single genomic window includes:
- the LOC120903630 gene encoding 40S ribosomal protein S19a, whose translation MPGITVKDVDQDKVVEGVALFLKKSGKLKVPEYVDLIKTAKFKELAPTDPDWFYVRCASILRRLYHHSPAGIGSICRIYGGRQRHGVRPSHFCRADGSATRKAVQALEAIKMIERHADGGRKLSSQGQRDLDRIAAQISSKKREAAKKEAAQVLKLQE comes from the exons ATGCCTGGAATCACCGTAAAGGACGTTGATCAAGACAAAGTGGTTGAGGGTGTTGCCCTTTTCCTCAAGAA GTCTGGAAAGCTGAAGGTGCCGGAGTATGTGGATCTGATCAAGACCGCCAAGTTCAAGGAGCTGGCCCCGACCGACCCGGACTGGTTCTACGTCCGCTGTGCCTCGATCCTGCGCCGCCTGTACCACCACAGCCCGGCCGGCATCGGGTCGATCTGCCGCATCTACGGTGGCCGCCAGCGCCACGGTGTGCGACCGTCCCACTTCTGCCGGGCCGACGGTAGCGCCACCCGTAAGGCCGTCCAGGCCCTCGAAGCCATCAAGATGATCGAGCGGCACGCGGACGGTGGCCGCAAGCTCTCCAGCCAAGGCCAGCGCGATCTGGACCGCATCGCGGCCCAGATTTCCAGCAAGAAGCGCGAAGCGGCCAAGAAGGAAGCCGCCCAGGTGCTGAAGCTGCAGGAataa
- the LOC120901920 gene encoding delta-aminolevulinic acid dehydratase produces the protein MTSARLHSSIFHPTLRKLQCQDVAIAAHNLMYPVFLVDDDDAVQPIPSMPGVARYGLTTLLAHLEPLVAKGLQSILLFGVVDKMPKDSTGSGADCATNPVIRALPRLRAAFPELLIACDVCLCPYTDHGHCGVLTADGLIDNGPSIKRIAEIALAYAQAGAHIVAPSDMMDNRIGAIKEALRGSNLENRCSVLSYSVKFASGFYGPFRDAAKSAPAFGDRKCYQLPPGSKGIAKRAAKRDVEEGADMLMVKPGMAYLDIVKQVKDDYPELPLFIYQVSGEYSMLLNAGQIGAFDLKTVLWEVLVGMRRAGADCIISYFTPLVLDWLKE, from the exons ATGACGTCGGCAAGACTGCACAGCAGCATATTCCATCCCACCCTGCGAAAACTCCAGTGCCAGGATGTGGCCATCGCAGCGCACAACCTGATGTACCCGGTGTTTTTGGT tgacgacgatgatgcAGTCCAGCCCATTCCAAGCATGCCGGGAGTGGCCCGGTACGGTCTCACCACCCTGCTGGCCCACCTGGAACCGCTCGTTGCGAAGGGTCTGCAATCGATCCTGCTCTTCGGTGTGGTTGATAAAATGCCCAAG GACTCCACCGGTTCGGGTGCCGATTGCGCCACCAATCCGGTGATACGCGCCCTGCCCCGTCTGCGGGCAGCCTTCCCCGAGCTGCTGATTGCGTGCGACGTCTGCCTCTGCCCGTACACCGACCACGGCCACTGCGGTGTGCTGACCGCCGACGGGCTTATCGACAACGGGCCAAGCATTAAGCGCATCGCCGAAATTGCCCTAGCGTATGCACAGGCCGGTGCGCACATTGTTGCACCGTCCGACATGATGGACAATCGCATTGGCGCGATAAAGGAGGCACTGAGGGGGAGCAATCTCGAAAACCGTTGCTCCGTGCTGTCGTACTCGGTGAAGTTTGCGTCCGGCTTTTATGGGCCGTTCCGGGATGCGGCCAAATCGGCACCGGCGTTCGGCGACCGGAAGTGCTACCAGCTGCCACCGGGCTCGAAAGGCATAGCAAAACGGGCTGCG AAACGTGACGTGGAGGAAGGCGCCGACATGCTGATGGTGAAGCCGGGCATGGCCTACCTCGACATTGTGAAGCAGGTGAAGGACGACTATCCCGAGCTTCCGCTGTTCATCTATCAA GTTTCGGGCGAGTACTCGATGCTGCTAAATGCCGGCCAAATCGGTGCCTTTGATCTGAAGACTGTCCTGTGGGAGGTGCTGGTCGGTATGCGCCGGGCCGGTGCCGACTGTATCATTTCCTACTTCACGCCGCTCGTGCTAGACTGGCTGAAGGAATGA
- the LOC120902723 gene encoding mediator of RNA polymerase II transcription subunit 18, whose amino-acid sequence MGAQVNAAELLQQALSSNIIPNQEFLLQGSILDSAAENLLHRLRGLCDNVDASPETFSDIEMCFSLKLPTEKTPVMTVRVRRAQDVEAPLQLRYIGQPELGDRTRPTLVRSSLDIACTPHVIDFLTEMGFRLDFEYSTKGYMFRKGRMKITVSKILKNMTEPISQSYLVELSVLAPKGQDAIAEDMRIFAEQLKPLVQLEKIDYKRFAQMP is encoded by the exons ATGGGCGCACAAGTTAATGCTGCCGAGTTGCTGCAGCAAGCGCTCAGCTCAAATATCATACCGAATCAGGAGTTTCTGCTGCAGGGTTCGATACTAGATTCGGCAGCCGAGAATCTGCTTCACCG ATTGCGAGGTCTTTGCGACAATGTGGATGCTAGCCCGGAAACCTTCAGCGATATTGAAATGTGCTTCAGCTTGAAGCTTCCTACAGAGAAG ACCCCCGTAATGACGGTCCGTGTGCGCCGTGCGCAAGACGTGGAAGCTCCCCTCCAGCTGCGCTACATCGGTCAACCCGAGCTGGGCGACCGGACCCGTCCCACGCTGGTCCGCAGCAGCCTCGACATTGCCTGCACCCCGCACGTGATCGATTTCCTGACCGAGATGGGCTTCCGGCTCGATTTCGAGTACTCCACCAAGGGGTACATGTTTCGCAAGGGTCGCATGAAGATTACCGTCTCTAAAATCCTGAAAAACATGACCGAACCCATCTCCCAAAGCTATCTGGTGGAGCTGTCGGTGCTGGCGCCCAAGGGCCAGGACGCAATCGCCGAGGATATGCGCATCTTTGCCGAGCAGCTGAAACCGCTGGTGCAGCTGGAAAAGATCGATTACAAACGGTTCGCACAAATGCCGTAA
- the LOC120901919 gene encoding uncharacterized protein LOC120901919, with the protein MESADLVECVFEAVSTGDADLLAGCIGQLTIGTVLEFERLYGESPLHLCVKLGGMSHLPVVRGLLASGLFDSAAVDGDGRTMLECAQAGEDRELLEALIKITTEGLDDATACYSVLRHDSLEIFKAYLAVRQLTEEEEFQHISSALVQLNAKNVKLSEDLHIYTLWKLSDYGFRHLAGNWPGTKDPNEWKQHIELVRECWDDIAKHHDTGLYADVDDPFLHRLQTLHNHLYLLKHKQFLAYLPLQEAIFCVAIFLSIYRNPGQFREYRLMVNKCLVIEFARMMSRQLTLVKIYLERTEQDLLQIVQSVEGKDATAKSALIEELLGKIGESHLPNKEHVVRQLRERADTIGSSNKDALIKDLMDKLKRIDKSWTEQKLDQLKALEKTTKEHLIEQIRKRLRHVSHPQNVANRLMGDWKKGKATGPIVADLIAGESFDLSHLMRPDRTTRRKLIKCYVATKQHYSLHKIVYYCEQMAGTARRRVTAPTTFADIACMKRTVQVLGEAIKNTTNSANLPGKAQGAVDSMLTALFPDMNKQLREVFSHSISLKKLLVGDGNDRRLCETFRSHLGMVRTAFQLLYAVAVADIRHSFYGAMRRCGSMEQVRSLAVYVGDMEELERRQSACYRQVRAYFDEANDTFAELAREAIGQTPQFRLLQDQLAVKRSIVNVLGKHIEENDGFGYAELRRACFVGDSLDAIRRLLDWKLTMTWANKFYREVRSSWHSNHVESVTIEWMEKRLLEYNPSVIAGILKNGSISMDCAEEFDYVEHTRKLLEQLGLEADTIGEEALQQLNKRLKPYYNNVFFVDNKWKVLEAFCKERKHVWSKELTRTLVRKDQEELQQLYDERREELRQLLKANELHTLDGLTRRLFELPTAMLVAIEYMQLELCEMLYAVGYFGDSFHYVKHRVPMIQGKNYRNFLAHDALSYNLLTDSSMEKIVVNAFVFANRKVRLFGAGAGAGKAINFSFPTEENINEWVAVQKRLLETFRAGDIERMHAIRIAGGEIRKARFCCSRNPAFLAADYFELSELLNPCRVAQRMVQYLGQFFPTIQDRCNDADHQLAMALQLRDFQSAYDRTIATGDRVIREELFGWPELMERVRQTDLFVHLVAVVNRGPILQKLIEHGNERGVRELLPYFEHFNATETRGPLGDAMLYCGRAITDLLLPRTTVPHPAVILLAIMLHWNDIFAGMMGRAEIDPSTYTFLLKTAAQASNYTAGVYLLETPSFSHFIPAAFEQGCLAAVRQGEVALLKHLLARCPTKASTSLAKILHEAARRKRWNCVKVLLEENAPIDTLFPDGVREERCAFLLLVKHGQYNLLRNIGTIQRDMFGTVALDPFTVAIRNGTATDQMIRALQRLGFDWLDNSSTLHEAIRSKNMPILETILKKVDVACSHQPATHHDHFRLALAVLYRWKMIAFVEESKTYETSLFRAVQNRDKAMVETLLAWSRRVRALPEEFVGVLGGIVFERESVYIRSGKRCEEQPLWNAGDSCEEMIVCMESCAMLEGMTWQEVTVKTPDVTVTFHVLMGEDEVLKVEDTSFTLTNPDSLLDCLKDFQTFANSKLNEYGIIYASFSTPKATKHFWQIEQTNCAYDILPVSIDHLIDLTETVNYRDRGGETPLHHCFPRDTLELVTLLVENGANPLLADNSGMAAIHVSLLNSQDYAVGRYLYDQCVARELHNEQGQSVLQLDDGNGANRLIHTAVMVGRRDIIARLLRNGADVSVVNSYGVTPAQLAAGTCLYRADRVVGMLLEHDATAIDAIDGKGLTLVQYAARTSSVQLLRVVLRYKPNLRHTANDGLTALGTAIILRNVEIAKCLLKYAIENDIRGLTRIGEEDLVVLSLICDDRELSQGLLEYELQHTLAEVDERDLPRLRSVLDCTLPGMEGVSVAQVIQMQGYGESQCFLEELLVIVTSFADQ; encoded by the coding sequence ATGGAGAGCGCTGATTTGGTGGAGTGTGTGTTCGAAGCGGTAAGCACCGGTGATGCCGACCTTTTGGCAGGATGCATCGGCCAGCTGACCATCGGTACCGTGCTGGAGTTTGAGCGTCTGTACGGGGAAAGCCCGCTGCATCTGTGCGTGAAGCTTGGTGGCATGAGTCATCTGCCAGTGGTGCGTGGCCTGCTCGCGAGTGGCCTGTTTGATAGTGCCGCCGTCGACGGGGACGGACGAACGATGCTCGAGTGTGCCCAGGCAGGTGAAGATCGCGAGCTGCTCGAGGCGCTGATAAAGATAACGACCGAAGGGTTGGATGATGCAACCGCTTGCTACAGTGTGCTGAGACACGATTCGTTGGAGATATTCAAAGCGTACCTGGCGGTGAGACAGTTAACGGAGGAGGAAGAATTTCAACACATCTCGAGTGCGTTAGTTCAGCTAAATGCGAAAAACGTTAAACTCTCGGAAGATCTGCACATCTACACGCTCTGGAAGCTGTCCGACTATGGCTTCCGACACCTGGCCGGCAATTGGCCGGGCACGAAAGACCCCAACGAATGGAAGCAGCACATCGAACTCGTCCGGGAGTGTTGGGACGACATTGCAAAGCATCACGACACTGGGCTGTACGCGGACGTTGACGATCCGTTTCTGCACCGGCTGCAAACCCTACACAACCATCTCTACCTACTCAAGCACAAACAGTTCCTCGCTTATCTCCCGCTTCAGGAGGCAATCTTTTGTGTGGCCATTTTCCTATCCATCTATCGAAATCCGGGCCAATTTCGGGAGTATCGGCTGATGGTGAACAAATGTCTCGTGATCGAGTTTGCGCGCATGATGAGCCGACAACTGACGCTGGTGAAGATTTATCTCGAGCGAACGGAGCAGGATTTGCTGCAGATTGTGCAGAGTGTTGAGGGGAAAGATGCCACAGCGAAGAGTGCGCTGATTGAGGAACTGTTGGGGAAAATTGGGGAATCGCACCTGCCCAACAAAGAGCACGTGGTGAGGCAGCTGCGTGAGCGGGCAGACACGATCGGTTCCTCCAATAAGGACGCTCTGATTAAAGATTTAATGGACAAGCTAAAACGCATCGATAAATCTTGGACCGAGCAAAAACTGGACCAACTAAAAGCGCTAGAAAAAACCACCAAAGAGCATCTGATTGAGCAAATACGCAAACGGCTACGTCACGTGTCCCACCCACAAAACGTGGCGAACCGTTTGATGGGCGACTGGAAGAAGGGCAAAGCTACCGGCCCCATCGTAGCCGACCTCATCGCGGGCGAATCGTTCGATCTCAGCCACCTCATGCGCCCCGATCGCACCACCCGCCGCAAGCTGATCAAGTGTTACGTTGCCACCAAGCAGCACTACTCGCTGCACAAGATCGTGTACTACTGCGAGCAGATGGCCGGCACGGCACGGCGCCGTGTCACCGCCCCGACCACCTTCGCCGACATCGCGTGCATGAAGCGCACCGTCCAGGTGCTCGGGGAAGCGATCAAAAACACGACCAACTCGGCCAACCTGCCCGGCAAGGCACAGGGCGCGGTCGACTCCATGCTAACGGCCCTCTTCCCCGACATGAACAAGCAGCTGCGGGAGGTGTTTTCGCACAGCATTTCACTCAAGAAGCTCCTGGTAGGGGACGGCAACGATCGGCGGCTGTGTGAAACGTTCCGCTCGCATCTGGGCATGGTGCGGACCGCTTTCCAGCTGCTGTATGCCGTTGCGGTCGCCGACATAAGACACTCGTTTTATGGCGCTATGAGACGGTGCGGCAGCATGGAGCAGGTCCGTTCGCTTGCCGTGTATGTGGGCGATATGGAGGAACTGGAGCGGCGTCAGAGCGCTTGCTACCGGCAGGTGCGGGCCTACTTTGACGAAGCGAACGACACGTTTGCGGAGCTGGCGAGGGAAGCGATCGGCCAGACGCCCCAATTTCGGCTGCTCCAGGACCAGCTCGCTGTGAAGCGGAGCATCGTGAACGTGCTGGGCAAACACATTGAAGAAAACGATGGTTTTGGGTACGCGGAGCTAAGGAGAGCGTGCTTTGTCGGGGACAGTCTCGATGCGATCCGGCGCCTGCTCGACTGGAAGCTGACGATGACGTGGGCGAACAAATTCTACCGCGAGGTGCGCTCCTCCTGGCACAGCAATCACGTGGAGTCGGTTACGATCGAGTGGATGGAGAAGCGACTGCTCGAGTACAATCCGTCCGTCATTGCGGGCATCCTGAAGAATGGTTCCATCTCGATGGACTGTGCGGAAGAGTTCGATTACGTCGAGCACACGCGAAAGCTACTGGAGCAGCTCGGTTTGGAGGCGGACACGATCGGCGAGGAGGCGTTGCAGCAGCTGAACAAGCGGCTCAAACCGTACTACAACAACGTGTTCTTCGTGGACAACAAGTGGAAGGTGCTGGAAGCGTTCTGCAAGGAGCGGAAGCACGTTTGGAGTAAAGAACTCACGCGAACGTTGGTGAGGAAAGATCAGGaagagctgcagcagctgtacGACGAACGTCGTGAAGAGTTGCGGCAACTGCTCAAGGCGAACGAGCTGCACACGCTGGACGGGTTGACCAGGCGGCTGTTTGAGCTACCGACCGCCATGCTGGTCGCGATCGAGTACATGCAGCTGGAGCTGTGCGAGATGCTGTACGCGGTCGGGTACTTCGGGGACAGCTTCCACTACGTGAAGCATCGCGTGCCGATGATACAGGGGAAGAACTATCGCAATTTCCTGGCGCATGACGCACTTTCGTACAATCTGCTCACGGACAGTTCGATGGAGAAGATCGTGGTGAATGCGTTCGTGTTTGCCAACCGGAAGGTGCGCCTGTTTGGCGCAGGGGCTGGTGCCGGGAAGGCGAttaatttttcctttccaacgGAGGAAAATATCAACGAGTGGGTTGCGGTGCAGAAACGTCTCTTGGAAACATTTCGCGCTGGCGATATTGAGCGGATGCACGCGATCCGGATCGCCGGTGGAGAGATTCGAAAGGCTCGGTTTTGTTGCTCCCGTAACCCTGCCTTTCTGGCGGCGGATTACTTCGAGCTTTCGGAGCTGCTGAATCCTTGCCGTGTAGCGCAACGGATGGTGCAGTATTTGGGGCAATTTTTCCCAACGATCCAAGATCGCTGCAACGATGCTGACCATCAGCTAGCGATGGCACTGCAGTTGCGCGACTTTCAGTCCGCTTATGATCGTACGATCGCTACCGGCGATCGTGTGATTCGGGAAGAGCTGTTCGGCTGGCCCGAGCTGATGGAGCGCGTGCGCCAAACCGATCTCTTCGTACATCTGGTTGCCGTCGTTAATAGGGGCCCCATTTTGCAGAAGCTGATCGAGCACGGCAATGAACGTGGCGTGCGCGAGCTGCTGCCCTACTTTGAGCACTTTAACGCGACGGAAACCCGTGGTCCGCTCGGCGATGCGATGCTGTACTGTGGGCGTGCGATCACGGATTTGCTACTaccgcgcaccaccgtaccgcATCCGGCCGTCATTCTGCTCGCCATCATGCTGCACTGGAACGACATCTTTGCGGGCATGATGGGCAGGGCTGAGATTGATCCCTCGACGTACACGTTTCTGCTCAAAACGGCTGCACAGGCGAGTAACTACACTGCTGGGGTTTATTTGCTTGAAACGCCCTCGTTTTCACACTTCATTCCCGCTGCCTTCGAACAGGGCTGTCTGGCCGCGGTTCGACAGGGAGAGGTTGCTCTGTTGAAGCATTTACTTGCGCGCTGTCCAACGAAGGCCAGCACCAGTCTGGCTAAGATCCTTCACGAAGCAGCACGCCGGAAGCGGTGGAACTGTGTTAAAGTGCTGCTCGAAGAGAACGCACCCATTGATACACTCTTCCCGGATGGGGTGCGTGAAGAGCGTTGCGCCTTTTTATTGCTGGTAAAGCACGGCCAGTACAACCTGTTGCGCAACATCGGCACAATCCAACGCGACATGTTCGGAACGGTTGCGCTAGATCCCTTCACGGTGGCGATACGCAACGGGACGGCAACGGACCAGATGATTCGAGCACTGCAACGACTTGGGTTCGATTGGCTCGACAACTCATCCACCCTGCACGAAGCGATCCGAAGCAAAAATATGCCCATCTTGGAAACGATCCTTAAAAAAGTGGACGTGGCCTGTTCCCATCAACCCGCCACCCATCACGATCACTTCCGGCTGGCGCTCGCGGTGCTTTATCGCTGGAAAATGATCGCTTTTGTGGAGGAATCGAAAACGTACGAAACGTCACTGTTTCGGGCGGTACAAAATAGGGACAAAGCGATGGTAGAGACATTGCTGGCGTGGAGCCGGAGGGTACGCGCGCTGCCAGAGGAGTTTGTCGGTGTGCTAGGGGGCATTGTGTTTGAGCGAGAGTCTGTGTATATCCGATCGGGGAAGAGATGTGAAGAGCAACCGCTTTGGAATGCGGGGGATAGCTGTGAGGAGATGATCGTTTGCATGGAATCGTGCGCCATGCTGGAGGGTATGACATGGCAAGAGGTGACGGTGAAAACGCCAGATGTAACGGTTACGTTCCACGTGTTAATGGGAGAGGATGAAGTTTTGAAGGTTGAAGACACTTCCTTCACACTGACCAACCCAGATTCTTTGCTGGACTGTTTAAAGGACTTCCAAACCTTTGCAAACAGCAAACTCAATGAATATGGCATCATTTACGCTTCGTTTTCCACCCCAAAAGCCACCAAACACTTCTGGCAGATTGAGCAAACGAATTGTGCGTACGATATCCTTCCCGTTAGCATCGATCACCTCATCGATCTAACGGAAACGGTTAATTATAGGGACAGGGGAGGTGAAACACCGCTCCATCACTGCTTTCCGCGCGATACGCTCGAGCTGGTGACGCTGCTGGTGGAAAACGGTGCCAATCCGCTGCTCGCCGATAACAGCGGCATGGCGGCCATCCACGTGTCGCTGCTCAACTCGCAAGACTACGCGGTCGGCCGGTACCTCTACGATCAGTGTGTTGCGCGCGAGCTGCACAACGAGCAGGGCCAGTCCGTGCTACAGCTGGACGATGGGAACGGAGCGAACCGGTTGATTCATACGGCCGTGATGGTCGGACGGCGTGATATTATCGCACGATTGCTACGGAACGGTGCCGACGTGTCGGTGGTAAACAGTTACGGCGTTACGCCGGCCCAGCTTGCCGCCGGAACGTGCCTGTACCGGGCGGACCGGGTCGTCGGCATGCTGCTCGAGCACGATGCCACCGCGATCGATGCGATCGATGGGAAGGGTTTGACGCTGGTACAGTACGCGGCAAGGACGAGCTCGGTCCAGCTGTTGCGCGTGGTGTTACGGTACAAACCGAACTTACGGCACACCGCAAACGACGGTCTGACGGCCCTCGGAACGGCAATAATCCTGCGGAACGTTGAGATTGCGAAGTGTTTGCTCAAGTATGCGATCGAAAATGACATCAGAGGGTTGACGCGCATCGGGGAGGAAGATTTGGTAGTGCTTTCGTTGATCTGTGACGATCGGGAGCTTTCGCAGGGGCTGCTCGAGTACGAGCTGCAGCACACGCTGGCGGAGGTGGACGAGCGTGATCTGCCCCGGTTGCGGTCGGTGCTGGACTGTACACTGCCCGGGATGGAGGGTGTGTCGGTAGCGCAGGTGATACAGATGCAGGGGTATGGTGAGTCGCAGTGCTTCCTGGAGGAGCTGCTAGTGATCGTTACCTCGTTTGCTGATCAGTAG